The DNA region GTCCGGCCCAGGGAACCGTCCCGTTGCGGTCGCAGGGTCACGGTCCGCGTCGGCGCCGGCCAGTCGGCCTGGGTGATCCAGCGGTCCGGGCCGAGCTGCACGTCGGCGCGAGGCCGGCGCAGGATGTCGTTGGGGACGCCCATCAGCTCGTGGTCGAACCACTGGTGCAGGGTCTCGACCCACGCGTCCCGGCGGGCCCAGAACGGGTCGAGGTGTCCGTACTGCGTGACCCACACCTTGCGCTGCACGGTGCGAGGCAGCTTGGTCCACCACGTGGAGAACTCGTCGGCCGGCACGTTTCGGTCCTGCATGCCGTACACGCCGAAGACGCTGGCGCGTACGTTGCGTACGTTCGACACCGGCCCGGTCCGGTAGTCGAGCTCGTGCCAGTAGGCGTTGTAGTTGCCGGTCGCGTCATCCGAGCCGGCCCTCATACGCTGGTGCGCCGCGGCGCACTTCTCGTCCGGGTCGACGTCGACCCACGTGGCCATGAACTCCTGCCCGCCAGTGACGTCGGTGAGGGTGCCGTTCGCTCGCCACATCTCGTACCAGCTGCTCGGGCCGGCGAGCGGCACGATCGTCTCCAGGCCCGGCACGCCGGTGCCGGCGACGCCGATGGCGAGCGATCCCTCGTAGGAGTGGCCGATCATCCCGGTGCGACCGGTGGTCCAGGTGGCCTCCACCGGCTTGCCGTCGTCGTCGTACGCGGTCGCCCGGCCGTTCAGCCAGTCGATGACGGCCTTGCCGCCGAGCACGTCGGACGGACCGCCGGAGGTCGGGCAACCGTCGGAGAGCCTGGTGCCGATCATGTCGACCGACACGTACGCGTACCCGCGGGGCACGAAGTAGTTGTCGTAGAACAGCGGGAACTTCGTGGGGTTCCCGTCCGCGTCATAGGTCTTGTGGTCCAGCTGGAAGCCGACACCCGGTTCGTCGTAGTACGGGCTCTCGTGCATGATCACCGGGACCTTCAGCCCGGAGCTCGTCTCCTTCGGCCGGATGATGTCCACCCGGACGAGGTCCTTCTCCCCGTCGCCGTCGCTGTCGACCGGCGACTGCACCCGAACGTGCTCGCGGATGGCGTCCTGATAGGAGAAGACGGGCTGGGTGGTCCCGCCGGAGACCTTGATCGTCGGCGTCGCGGAGGCGACGGGAGCGCCGCCGACCACGAGCGTGGTCGCGAGCGTGATGGTGGCGAGGATTGCCCTCGATCGCGATGTGGACATGACCACGAAGGTAGAAGCCGGTCCGGGGCGACCGAATCGGTCACGACGACTTAACTCGACTTCTGCACGACTGCAGCGAGCTCTCCGCGGGAGGCGACGCCCAGCTTGGGGTAGGCACGGTAGAGGTGGTGGCCGACCGTCCGTGGGCTGAGGAACATCTGGGCTGCGATGTCCCGGTTGGACAACCCCTGGGCCGCGAGCGTCACGACCTGCAGCTCCTGCGGCGTGAGCAGGGCCAGCACGCCCGGATCTCGCCGGGTCGTCGTGGCGGCACCGCCTGCGACCAGCTCGCTGTGGGCGCGGTCGGCCCACGGGCGGGCGCCGATGTCGTCGAAGGTCTCCAGCGCCGCGGCGAGCTGTTCGCGCGCCTCGGCCTTCCGGCGGGTGCGGCGGAGCCATTCCCCGTACAGCAGCCGGGTACGGGCGTGCTCGAATCCGCGGCTGTCGCGCTCGTGGATCGTCAGCGCGCGGTGGAAGGCGTCGTCGCCGGGGGTCAGGAGGGCACGGCAGCGGTGCACGACGGCCTCGATCGCCGGTTCGGGCGCTCGCCGGGCCAAGGGCTCGAACCGGGCCAGTGCCTCTGCGGCGAGGTCGTGGTCACCCAGCCGTACCGCCGCCTCCACGAGGTCGGGCAGGCTGCGTTCGACGGGCAGCAGATGCTGTGCGTTGTCGTGATAGAGGGTCATCAGCTGGTCGAGCGCCTCCTGCGCTCTGCCGTACCCCAGCTCCAGCATGCCCAGCGCCCACGTCGCCCGGTGCGCCCCTCCGGCATGCGCGAGTGCCTGGCTGGCGAGCCGACGGCAGTTGTCCTCGTCGCCCCGGATGGCCAGCAGGTAGGCCTGGGTGCCGGCGGCGACGCTGGCCCAGTGGTCCTGCCCGGTGGTCTCGGCGATGTCGAGCGCCTCGGCAGCGGTAGCCATCGCGTCGCGGTACCGACCGAGGAAGGTCTGGGCGGCCGTCGCGTAGTAGAGGGCGGAGGGCAGCACCCCCACCCGCCCCTGCGCGCGGGCCTCGGCGGAGACCAGCGTGGCCAGCTCCAGCGCCTGCTGGTCCAGGCCACCCATGAGCGCGACGCCGCTGGTGATGAGCAGGTCCCTGACCTCGTCGGCGCGGGACTCCGCGGCTCGGGCGATCACCTTGGGGAGGTCCGGCGGGCGCTCGGTGGCCCTGTCGAGCGTCAGTGCGGTCAGCCATCGCTGCAATGTCAGCACCGGCCAGGCGGGATCGTCCTCGGGCAGTCGGAGCCGGTCGAGCTGGGCGGAGTCGGCCGTGGCGAGCCTGCTGTCGTTGGCGAACCAGGTCGTCTGCAGGACCTCCACCATGACGGCGACCGCCTCGCGCGGATCGTCCTCGGCGCGCCGGGCGGCTTCGGCCAGCAGGAGTGCATGTGCCTCGTGCAGGTCGCCGCGGCTCACCGCCGCGGTGGCGAGCACCCGGACCAGCGTCAGACGGGTGCTCGGAAGCTGTACGCGGGGGAGTGCCCGTTCGGCCAGGGTCTGGGCTCGGGTGAGCTGACCGGCCTCCATCGCCGCCTCGGCCGCGCCGGCCAGCAGCAGCGTGCGCTGGTCGGCGTCCTCGGCCAGCTGCGAGGCGCGCTCGTAGGCGGCCGCCGCGGCGGCGTAGCCCTTGCGAGTCAGAGCGAGCGCCGCGGTTCGGGCCAGCTCCGCGGCGACGTGGGCGTCGGGACTCGTGGCCGCGGAGGCCAGGTGCCAGGCACGCCGATCCGGTTCCGCCACGGCCGTCGCGAGCGCCCGGTGTGCCCGTAGCCGCTGGTCGAGCGGTGCGCCCTGGTAGACGGCGGCGCGCACCAGCGGGTGGCGGAAGGTGAGATGCTGCCCGGTCACGTGGATGAGCCCTGCCTGCTCGGCCGGGGCCAGGTGCTCGACATCCGCACCGAGGTCCGCCGCGGCGCTGAGAACGACCGCGAGGTCGCCGGTGTCGTCCGCCGCGGCGACCAGCAGCAACGCCCTCGTCGGGCCGGACAGCCGGAGCGCCTGGGCGTGGAAGGCCAGCTGCAGACGGCTGGTGAGCGGCAGCACGCCGGTCGTGTCGGCTGTGCGCAATGCGGCCGGGAGCTCCATCAGTGCGAGCGGATTGCCGCCCGCCTCGGCCAGCACGCGCCCCCGCACCTCGGGCGCCAGATCGCCGTCGTGCTCGTCGACCAGAGCAGCCGCCGCCTCGACCGAGAGCCCGGTCAGGTGCAGGTCGGGCAGGCCGGGCGCGGGGAAGGGCACGTCACCGGTGCGGACACCGAACAGCATGACCACGTCCTCGGCCCCGAGCCGGCGAGCGGCGAACAGCAGCGCCTCGGCAGAGGGCCGGTCCAGCCACTGTGCGTCGTCGATGATGCAGAGCACCGGAGTCCGTTCGGCGATGCAGGACAGCAGGGTCAGGACGGCCAGGCCCACCAGCATCCGGTCGGCCGGTGGGCCCGCGGCCAGCCCGAACGCGCCTTCGAGCGCCTGCCGCTGGGGTTCGGGCAAGGCGGGCAGGTGCTCGGCCAGGACGGGGTGGAACAGCAGGTGGAGGCTGCTGAAGGGGAGCTCGGCCTCCGACTCGATCCCGAGTCCGCGCAGCACCGGCATGTCGCTGCGGGAGGCGATCTCGTCCAGCAGCGCGGTCTTGCCGATGCCCGGCTCGCCGCGGATCACGAGCGCGCCACTCACACCGTCGCGGGCGGAGTCCAGCAATCGGGTGACGGCCTCGATCTCGGACTCTCTCCCGTGCAGCACGGGCGCCAGGTTAGACCCAGACGACTGATAGCCGTGGCCGAATCGAGTCGGCAATCAGGTCGTCCTTCCTGATTCGCCCGGCACCATGCCGATCTAGCGTGATGCCATGTCGAGCATCGAAGGAACCACCGTGCCTCACCCCGTCCACATCCACGCGCTGTCCTGGATGTCCGCCGAGCAGGCACTGTCCTGGCACGCGGTCCTGGCCGCGTCGCTGGCGCACGATCTGCCCGGCCAACCGCCACCGACGCCGAAGCAGGTGCATGCCCAGCTCACCACGGCCGGGTTGGACAGTCGCCGGCTGTTCTGGTTGGCGACCGAGGCGGACGGCACGGTCGTGGGTGTCGCGGCCCTGCGGCTGTTCACCCGCCCCGGGCAGGAGCATCTGGCCGAGCTGGAGCTGCACGTGCACCCCGAGTGGCGCCGCCGAGGGGTCGGCTCGCAGTTGCTGGCGCAGGTGGTCTTCGCTGCCCGCGTGGAGGACCGGCGCAGCCTGATCACCAGCGTCGCCGACATCGAGCCGGGCACCGCCTTCTGCGCCGCGAGGAGCTTCCGCCGCGTCCTGACCCTGCGGCACCTGCTGCTGGACCTGTCCGAGGTGGACGACAGCGCGGCGGACGACAACCCGGCCGGCTACCGGCTCGAGTCCTGGGAAGGGACCGTGCCCGACGACCTGGCGGGCACGTTCGCCACCGCCAAGAACGCGATGAACGACATGCCCACCGGTGAGATGAGCTACGGCGAGCAGCGCTGGGACGCCGACCGGGTCCGCGCCATGGCCCGGGTGCTGGCTGATCGCGGCGACACCCTGCTCACGGTCGCCGCCCTCGACGGCGACGTCATGGCCGGGTTCACCGAGGTCGTCATCCGAGCGGGCGAGGAACAGCTGGCGCTGCAGTACGACACCGTGGTGGTGCCCGAGCACCGCGGGCACGGGCTGGGCCTGTGGTTGAAGGCCGCCATGGTCCGGCGGCTGCGCGAGGACCACCCCGGGATCGGCGCGATCGAGACCGACAACGCCGACGACAACACCCACATGCTCGCCGTCAACGAGAGGCTCGGCTTCCGTGAGCACCGCCGAGCTCACGAGTACGAGCTGGACGTGTCCGGCTGAGACGACGGGGAACGACGGGAGAACGACGGGAGAACGACGTCGCTGACCGGTCTATGCGCCGGTGGTGCGGTAGACCGGCAGGTCGGCCTCGGCGGTGCCCCAGGCCCGGTTGGGCTGGGCGCCGACGTCGATACGTACGGTGCCGCCGCGGTTCATCACCGACTCGGGAAGCCACGACCGGGTGCGTGGGGCGCCGTCGAGGGTGACCGACCGGACGTAGACGTTCTCCGCGCTCGCCTGCGGTGACTCGATGACGATGTCGACACCGTTGCCGCGGTGGATGGTGACCCGCTCGAAGACCGGGCTGGAGATCAGCATCTCGGCGCGGGCGGGGTCCTGCGGGTAGATGCCCATCGTCGAGAAGACGTACCAGGCCGACATGGTGCCGAGGTCGTCGTTGCCGGGCAGGCCACGCGGTCCGGTCCCATAGGCCAGCGATGCCATCGCGCGGACCGTCTCCTGGGTCTTCCAGGGAGCGCCGAGGGCGTTGTACATCCACGGCACGTGGATGCCGGGCTCGTTGGTCGGGTCGTAGCGCAGCGCGTCGCCGCCGGTGTACTGCCAGGAGCCGTCGGCCTTGTGGAAGAACGCGTCGAGTCGCTGGATCGCCCGCTCGCGTCCGCCGACGGCCTCGGCCAGGCGGGCGACGTCGTGCGGCACCATCCAGGTGTACGTCGCGCTGCTCCCTTGCGCGAAGCCGGTCTGTGTCGACGGGGTGAAGCCGGCGACCCAGCTCCCGTCGCCATTGCGGGCCTGCTGGTAGCCGACGGTCCTCGTGGCGGGATCGGCGGCGGGATCGGTGGCCGCGGGGTTGAAGGTGTGTCGCCACCAGCCGGCCCGTTCCATCAGCGCGTCGGTCTCGGCCGAGGAGGCGCCGAGGCGGCGGCCCCAGTCGGCGAGCGAGTAGTCGGCGACGGCGTCCTCGAGGGTCTCCGCGGCGCCACCCCAGCAGCGGCAGGTGTCCTGAGGCGCGTACCCCTTGGCGAGGTAGTCGGCCAGGTTCGGCCGCTGGCCGATGCACTGCCCGGGACAGCCATAGCTGGACAGGCCGTCGGGGTGCGGCACCGTCGCCTGGCGGACGAGCGACTCGTAGGCGCCGGCGACGTCGAAGTTGCGGACGCCCAGGGCGTAGAACCCGGCCAGGGTCGGGGCAGAGGGGTCGCCGGTCATCACGTGGGTCCAGCCGCTCAGGTGGACCCAGCGGTCCCAGACGCCGCCGTGCTGGCGGGAGTAGGCGTGCAGCGAGCGGGCGAGGTCGCCGGCCACGCGCGGCTCCAGGAGGGCCAGCAGCTGCGTGTGGGCGCGGTACTGGTCCCAGCCGGAGAAGTTGCCGTACTGCGCCTGCTGGCCGCGCTCGATCCGGTGCACCTCCTGGTCGCTGCCCCAGTAGGTGCCGGCCACGTCGGAGATCACGTTGGGCTGCAGGTAGGAGTGGTAGAGCCCGGTGTAGAACGCGGTCCGCTCCGCCGTGGTGCCGCCGGCGACCTCGATCGAGGAGAGCGCCCTGCGCCACTCCGCACGAGCGTCCGAGGCGACCGTCGAGACGGTGTCGCGCCGGCCGATCTCGGCGTCGAGGTTGGCCTCGGCCGCCGCCTGGCTGGTGTAGGAGATCCCGATCCGCATCCGCACGCTCCGGTCTCGGCTGGGGTCGAAGGAGACATAGCCGCCCGAGCCCTGTCCCTGCCGGGCCGCGCCGGTCTCGTAGCCCTCGCCTCCGCGCGCCTCGGTGCTGCCCGGCTGGAGCTCGCCGTTGACCCAGGTGCCGTGGCCGGTGAATGCGCGGTCGAACTGCGCGGTGAAGTAGAGGCGGTAGTAGGAGCGCTTGTTGCTCCCGCCGCCGTTGCCGCGCCGGCCGCAGAACGCGCCGGTGAGCACCGAGCCGCTCACCGTCCGCCTCGCCTCGTCGATCCGCGTCACCGCGGTCTCGCTGCCGTTGAGCGAGTTGGAGGTGCGGAAGAGGAGGTTCGCCGGCTTGTCGGCCGGGAAGGTCAGGTCGCTGACCGCCGCCCGGGTCGTCACCGCGGTGTCGACCTCGGCCCCGTTGGCCAGTCCCAGCCGGTAGTGCCCCGGCTCGGCCAGCTCGTCGGCGTGGCTGAAGCTCGAGGCGTACGTCGCATCCGTCACGTCTGCGGTCGGCGACCCGGTCATCTCACCGGTGTGCGGGAAGATCGGCACGTCGCCGGCCGCGCCCGGGTGACAGCCGGCGCCGTTGACGTGGGTCAGCGAGAAGCCACGCAGCCGGGTGGTGTCGTAGGAGTAGCCGTTCGACGCGGCGGTGTTGGTCTGGTCGCCTGCGGTCGAGGTCGGGCTGAAGGAGATCATCCCGAAGGGACGTACCGCTCCGGGGTAGGTGTTGCCGCCGTTCGACGATCCGATCAGCGGGTCGACGAGCGCCACCGGGTCACCGGTGGGCGGGGCGGCGGCCTGAGCCGCCGAGAGCGCGGTGAGTGCGCTGCCGAACAGCGCGAGGGACAGGGCACATGTCGCGAGAACCCGCATGGCGGAGAACGATTCCAGAGGAATGTCCTCCGCCGTGCGGGTTCAGGTGAGGGACGGGTGAACTCAGGCGGTCCACTCGGGATAGTCGGTGTAGCCGGCCTCGCCGCCGCCGTAGAAGGTCGACAGGTCGGGCTCGTTGAGAGGCAGGCTCTCCTCCAGGCGCCGGGGCAGGTCCGGGTTCGCGATGAAGGTGCGTCCGAAGGCGGCCGCGTCGATCAGGTCGGCCTCGAGCAGGCGGGCGGCCTTCTCCGGGGTGTAGGCGCCGGCGGCCACGATCGGGCCGGGGTGGGCGGCGCGCAGCTGCTTGCGGTAGTCGTCGGTCAGCTCCGGGCCGCCGGCCCAGTCGGGCTCGGACAGATGCAGGAACGCGATGCCGCGCTTGCTGATCTCGGCCGCGAGGTAGAGGCCCATCTCGGCACCCTCCGGGTCCTCGAGACCGTTGAAGGAGCCGATCGGGGAGATCCGGATGGCGACGTGCTCGGCGTCCCACTCGGCGATGACCGCGTCGAGCACCTCGAGCGTGAGCCGGGCGCGATTCTCCAGGGAGCCGCCGTAGGAGTCGGTGCGCTCGTTGCTGCTCGCGCTGGCGAACTGGTGGAGCAGGTAGCCGTGGGCGGCGTGGATCTCGACGAGGTCGAAGCCGGCCTCACGGGCGTTGCGCGTGGCGCGACGGTAGTCGTCGAGCAGATCCGCGATCTCGGAGGTCTCCAGGGCACGGGGCGTGGGGCAGTTGACCCGGTTCGGGGTGCCGTCCTCGCCGCGTACGGTCGTGCGGTTGCGGTAGGGGAGCGCGGAGGCGCTGACCGGGAGGTCGCCGTCGTGGAACGACTCGTGGGAGACCCGACCGGTGTGCCACAGCTGCGCCGCGATCCGGCCGCCCGCCTGGTGGACGGTGTCGGTGACGTGGCGCCACCCCTCGACCTGCTCGGCCGAGTAGATGCCCGGGGTGTCCATGTAGCCCTTGCCCTGCGGCGAGATCTGCGTGCCCTCGGAGACGATCAGCCCCGCCGAGGAACGCTGGCGGTAGTAGTCGGCCATCAACGGGTTGGGTACGTCGCCCGGTCGGCTGGCGCGCATCCGGGTCAGCGGCGCCATCAGGACGCGGTTGGGGAGGGTCGTCGAACCCAGGCTCAGCGGCGAGAACAGTGAGGTCATGTGGCGCTGAACTGAGCGCTCGCTCATATTGTTCCCGAATCCGGCGCCGGAGTGACCGAGCCGGCGATCACCAGGGCCCCCATGACGCCCGCCTTGTCGCCGAGCTCGCTCGGGACGACGTCGAGGGCGGCGGCGGTGTCGGGCTGGGTGAAGCGGTCGATGGAGTCCTTGATCCCGAGGACGAACGACTCCGAGTGGCGCATCGTGTCGCCCACCACGATCAGGGCCGGGTTGAGGTGGTTGCAGAGGTCGGCGAGCACCCGGCCGACGGCACGGCCGGCGTCATCGAGGATCCGGTTGACCCGGATGTCGCCCTCCTGGGCGAGCTCGAGCAGCCGCTCGACGCTGAGCGTCTCGTCGTAGGCCGGTTGCAGCAGCTCGACCAGCCGGGCGCCGCCGAACGCCTTCTCCAGGCAGCCGCGGTTGCCGCACCGGCAGATCGGGCCGTTGTCCTCGAAACGTACGTGGCCGATCTCGCCGGCGATCCCGGTGATGCCCCGGTAGAGCTTGCCGGCGAGGACCAGCCCGGCGCCGATGCCGCTGGAGGCCTTGACGTAGATGACGTCGTCGACGTCGCGCGCGGCGCCGTACTCGATCTCGGCGAGGGCGCCGAGGTTGGCGTCGTTCTCGATCTGGACGGGCAGGCCGATGCGGCGGGCGAGCTCCTCGCCCGGGGCCAGGTCCATCCAGTTGCCCAGGATGGGGGAGACCACGATGCCGCTGTGCGGATCGACGGGTCCGGGGATGCCCATCCCGACGCCGAGGACCCGGTCGTTCCTCGGGTCGACGCCGGCCTCGGCCAGGCAGTCGCGCACGAGGGCCGCGGCACGATCGATGGTCTCGACGGCGGAGTTGTCGACGTCGAGCCGGATCTCCCGCTCGACCAGCGGTTTCGTGGCGAGGTCGGCGACCGCGACGCGGACGTGGCGATGGCCGATGTCGACGCCGACGAGGGTGCCGGGGGCGCCGCTGATGGTGAGCAGCGAGGGCGGGCGGCCGCCGCCACGGGCCAGGCCGGGGCCGGTGGTCTCGACGATCTGCTCGGAGGCGAGCAGCTCCTGGACGATGCTCGACACGGTGCTGCGGGAGAGCCCGGTGCGCTGGGCGAGCTCGGCGCGGCTGACCGGCGCCGACCGTCCCAGGAGGTCAAGAACCTGGGATCGATTGGTGGCGCGCAGCCGCGACTCCGGAGAGGTCATGCCGTGACTGTAGGTGATTATGTCGATTTGCGACAGATCTCAGGTTGAAAACGTCCCGCGTTATGCGTTGACTCGACAGAATGGAGAGGCGTACGTTGTCCCGGCACGCGACCGC from Nocardioides luteus includes:
- a CDS encoding CocE/NonD family hydrolase codes for the protein MSTSRSRAILATITLATTLVVGGAPVASATPTIKVSGGTTQPVFSYQDAIREHVRVQSPVDSDGDGEKDLVRVDIIRPKETSSGLKVPVIMHESPYYDEPGVGFQLDHKTYDADGNPTKFPLFYDNYFVPRGYAYVSVDMIGTRLSDGCPTSGGPSDVLGGKAVIDWLNGRATAYDDDGKPVEATWTTGRTGMIGHSYEGSLAIGVAGTGVPGLETIVPLAGPSSWYEMWRANGTLTDVTGGQEFMATWVDVDPDEKCAAAHQRMRAGSDDATGNYNAYWHELDYRTGPVSNVRNVRASVFGVYGMQDRNVPADEFSTWWTKLPRTVQRKVWVTQYGHLDPFWARRDAWVETLHQWFDHELMGVPNDILRRPRADVQLGPDRWITQADWPAPTRTVTLRPQRDGSLGRTPSTGTGSYVDTLQTEAAVAADPSGIDPHRLAYLTSPLQRATRLSGTPSVSLRVTLDEPTANLGVLLVDYGQDTRINGADPQWQGLQWADGEDCVGASTAEDSSCYRRMADRTIDSDFQVVTRGFMDAQNRTSLSDPTPLTPGKAYQITWKMLPQDYEFKAGHRLGLILTGTNDDVTDAESGTGSTVSIDLSSTSVSLPLVTTAPTKNAPAKK
- a CDS encoding GH92 family glycosyl hydrolase, with the protein product MRVLATCALSLALFGSALTALSAAQAAAPPTGDPVALVDPLIGSSNGGNTYPGAVRPFGMISFSPTSTAGDQTNTAASNGYSYDTTRLRGFSLTHVNGAGCHPGAAGDVPIFPHTGEMTGSPTADVTDATYASSFSHADELAEPGHYRLGLANGAEVDTAVTTRAAVSDLTFPADKPANLLFRTSNSLNGSETAVTRIDEARRTVSGSVLTGAFCGRRGNGGGSNKRSYYRLYFTAQFDRAFTGHGTWVNGELQPGSTEARGGEGYETGAARQGQGSGGYVSFDPSRDRSVRMRIGISYTSQAAAEANLDAEIGRRDTVSTVASDARAEWRRALSSIEVAGGTTAERTAFYTGLYHSYLQPNVISDVAGTYWGSDQEVHRIERGQQAQYGNFSGWDQYRAHTQLLALLEPRVAGDLARSLHAYSRQHGGVWDRWVHLSGWTHVMTGDPSAPTLAGFYALGVRNFDVAGAYESLVRQATVPHPDGLSSYGCPGQCIGQRPNLADYLAKGYAPQDTCRCWGGAAETLEDAVADYSLADWGRRLGASSAETDALMERAGWWRHTFNPAATDPAADPATRTVGYQQARNGDGSWVAGFTPSTQTGFAQGSSATYTWMVPHDVARLAEAVGGRERAIQRLDAFFHKADGSWQYTGGDALRYDPTNEPGIHVPWMYNALGAPWKTQETVRAMASLAYGTGPRGLPGNDDLGTMSAWYVFSTMGIYPQDPARAEMLISSPVFERVTIHRGNGVDIVIESPQASAENVYVRSVTLDGAPRTRSWLPESVMNRGGTVRIDVGAQPNRAWGTAEADLPVYRTTGA
- the nemA gene encoding N-ethylmaleimide reductase, whose product is MTSLFSPLSLGSTTLPNRVLMAPLTRMRASRPGDVPNPLMADYYRQRSSAGLIVSEGTQISPQGKGYMDTPGIYSAEQVEGWRHVTDTVHQAGGRIAAQLWHTGRVSHESFHDGDLPVSASALPYRNRTTVRGEDGTPNRVNCPTPRALETSEIADLLDDYRRATRNAREAGFDLVEIHAAHGYLLHQFASASSNERTDSYGGSLENRARLTLEVLDAVIAEWDAEHVAIRISPIGSFNGLEDPEGAEMGLYLAAEISKRGIAFLHLSEPDWAGGPELTDDYRKQLRAAHPGPIVAAGAYTPEKAARLLEADLIDAAAFGRTFIANPDLPRRLEESLPLNEPDLSTFYGGGEAGYTDYPEWTA
- a CDS encoding GNAT family N-acetyltransferase, whose product is MSSIEGTTVPHPVHIHALSWMSAEQALSWHAVLAASLAHDLPGQPPPTPKQVHAQLTTAGLDSRRLFWLATEADGTVVGVAALRLFTRPGQEHLAELELHVHPEWRRRGVGSQLLAQVVFAARVEDRRSLITSVADIEPGTAFCAARSFRRVLTLRHLLLDLSEVDDSAADDNPAGYRLESWEGTVPDDLAGTFATAKNAMNDMPTGEMSYGEQRWDADRVRAMARVLADRGDTLLTVAALDGDVMAGFTEVVIRAGEEQLALQYDTVVVPEHRGHGLGLWLKAAMVRRLREDHPGIGAIETDNADDNTHMLAVNERLGFREHRRAHEYELDVSG
- a CDS encoding ROK family transcriptional regulator, with protein sequence MTSPESRLRATNRSQVLDLLGRSAPVSRAELAQRTGLSRSTVSSIVQELLASEQIVETTGPGLARGGGRPPSLLTISGAPGTLVGVDIGHRHVRVAVADLATKPLVEREIRLDVDNSAVETIDRAAALVRDCLAEAGVDPRNDRVLGVGMGIPGPVDPHSGIVVSPILGNWMDLAPGEELARRIGLPVQIENDANLGALAEIEYGAARDVDDVIYVKASSGIGAGLVLAGKLYRGITGIAGEIGHVRFEDNGPICRCGNRGCLEKAFGGARLVELLQPAYDETLSVERLLELAQEGDIRVNRILDDAGRAVGRVLADLCNHLNPALIVVGDTMRHSESFVLGIKDSIDRFTQPDTAAALDVVPSELGDKAGVMGALVIAGSVTPAPDSGTI
- a CDS encoding helix-turn-helix transcriptional regulator, with amino-acid sequence MLHGRESEIEAVTRLLDSARDGVSGALVIRGEPGIGKTALLDEIASRSDMPVLRGLGIESEAELPFSSLHLLFHPVLAEHLPALPEPQRQALEGAFGLAAGPPADRMLVGLAVLTLLSCIAERTPVLCIIDDAQWLDRPSAEALLFAARRLGAEDVVMLFGVRTGDVPFPAPGLPDLHLTGLSVEAAAALVDEHDGDLAPEVRGRVLAEAGGNPLALMELPAALRTADTTGVLPLTSRLQLAFHAQALRLSGPTRALLLVAAADDTGDLAVVLSAAADLGADVEHLAPAEQAGLIHVTGQHLTFRHPLVRAAVYQGAPLDQRLRAHRALATAVAEPDRRAWHLASAATSPDAHVAAELARTAALALTRKGYAAAAAAYERASQLAEDADQRTLLLAGAAEAAMEAGQLTRAQTLAERALPRVQLPSTRLTLVRVLATAAVSRGDLHEAHALLLAEAARRAEDDPREAVAVMVEVLQTTWFANDSRLATADSAQLDRLRLPEDDPAWPVLTLQRWLTALTLDRATERPPDLPKVIARAAESRADEVRDLLITSGVALMGGLDQQALELATLVSAEARAQGRVGVLPSALYYATAAQTFLGRYRDAMATAAEALDIAETTGQDHWASVAAGTQAYLLAIRGDEDNCRRLASQALAHAGGAHRATWALGMLELGYGRAQEALDQLMTLYHDNAQHLLPVERSLPDLVEAAVRLGDHDLAAEALARFEPLARRAPEPAIEAVVHRCRALLTPGDDAFHRALTIHERDSRGFEHARTRLLYGEWLRRTRRKAEAREQLAAALETFDDIGARPWADRAHSELVAGGAATTTRRDPGVLALLTPQELQVVTLAAQGLSNRDIAAQMFLSPRTVGHHLYRAYPKLGVASRGELAAVVQKSS